aatttaggatttttgttgtatttaatCAATCAAATTTAGTTGTTATATGCATAAATAACTTGATGACATGCAGtgatcttaaaaaaatatatgttgggTGAGTCAAAATTCTGTGTAGAAAAAATTTTTAAGTcaccaaatatataaaatatactaaaattaaaagaaaagttatttttatctatatattaaTAAGGCCCCTCACAGAACAAGTACCAATAAGACGTTACCATATATAATTGAAGATAAAACATTCACTCCATGAGTCGGATGAATATAACATGTTTgatcttttttcaaaaaaaaatattcatattctGCCACTGAATTATACAAAGATTAACTCTTGCTTAGGGAAAATTGgctatattatataaaatccAGGCAGGTTACACCCTTggaattgatatatttttttccttgatttttttttaaataactcaaataaataattaataactattCGTGACGAGTACGAATAAAAGTGAGATATTATATGTAtgtaattaaatacattttgtagtattaattttttttataagaaaccAGAAATGTCTAAATACATGTTAATGTCACACATGATATTCATTCAACATTTTTAACTAAATACATTGGTACATTTGGCATTCttataaatctttaaaaattgaagaaaataaagaaagttaaATCTCTTATAGACCTTCAAGAAATAACTCAGCTTCCATATTTTGGGAGGATTAGTTTTCTTCTCAAAATGAACATCTCTTCTCACTTCAAAACCATAACACTCATTTTCAGGAAAATACAATTGAAACTTAAGgaataaatatacaaaagatCCCACAATATTTTtacttgtaaaaaatataataataattagatcGTAAATacttcatagaaaaaaaaagataatcaaatattaaatgagaCTTTAAATAAAGGCTCTCACCTCTTTATGAGTAGGCAAAATTgttaaaacacttttaaaagGTTGTAAAAAAGCAAAAGAATTAACTTATAAGTATAgtgtttataataattattaataattaactttttgaatatttctataaatatataataagtatttcaatttagttatgtgtatattataaaaataaaaaaattggttaaaagagaaatttcgttattattaattgtaataGATTCCTggtatttttttcctttatttttgttctttcatTTCATATACCGTTTTAGGGTTTCATTTCAGTTACACTGTTTCTCATCTCTATATGGTAAGACCTCTGTTCTTCTCACTATCTTACTTCCTTGGAATTTCTTTGCTCCTCTTTCCCCAGCCTTGTTTTTCTTCGCTCCATTAACCTGGTACTTCAGAATTTGGATGTTGAGGATGGGCTGAAAATCTGTTAAAGATTTTGAAATTCAccttatttttaacaatttaggTTTTAGTTAGGGGAAGAATTGTGTgcgtattattttaatttccttgAAATTGTTTGGAGCATAAGTtgcttcttttattgttttcagtTCAGGTTTGGGGATTATTTTTCTCGCCAGGGTTTATGAACATTTTTTCTCGCCAGGGtttatgaacattttttttctcgttCTTTATATACTTCATTGATCAAGTGTAAAGCGTGTATCTTGTGTGATGCCAATTCTGTTGCATAAATTGTCATATTTCtgtataattaatgatattaataGGTTAACAATGGTTAATATTCTAACAACTAGAGTTTGGTCAAAGGCTGGAAAAAAATGGGGAAGATAGGAAATAAATGGGGCAgtgaaaatagttttctttgttaAGAATATAATACGAATTGAAAGTGAAGTGGAGAAGAGAATTGATAGGtccggtttttttttttttttaatatagaatgTGGTCATCACTGCTTATCAGTATAAATAGGTTCAGGAATTCTTATTTTcgtttttctttccttttgtaTTACAGATTCAACCCAGAAGAAGCTATGAAGTCGTTCAATATAAATGGAACTACTCTTTCCCTTGCACTCTACACTGATGTAACCAATTCAAAGTTAGTCTTTCTCTCTCTGTCATGGGTTTGTTACCATTGAGTATAAGCCAAGATAGTTTGATCAGcttgttttttctatttaatcaaatcaaagattttctttttatcatagGAGCTGTCTAGAAGCTATTTGCTATTAACTGAATTATGTTAAAGTCAGATTTCTTTATTGTGTCACTAGGCATGGATGTGATAAGGGGAATGATATTTTTGGGCCACTTTGAAATATTGATATCTGTAAGACACAACAGAAGGGACCACTTCATCTCATAATTCAGTTTAAACGTAGTTAGAGTTTGATTTGCATTTGCTTGTTATAGCAAGTAAGAACATTATGCACAAGTAGTGCAGTTACAGTACTTAATCCGTGATAATTGATGAGCCAGTTGCTCTTAGATAATTGTTTCTAGTTGGCGTTTGGCTGattgcaatttttttctatttattgtcATATGACAAtctataaaagtaaatatacaGAACACTTTGTAAAAGACTTTATCTGTTTATTTGTAGTTGATTCAAAGGATTGTGAACCCGCTCTTAGCTAAAGTGTGTTTATGTAATTTATATTCTCACAGAGAACTCTTGGAAAGTATGCAAACCGGGACTCTGGAGCCAGAAGTTGCATTCCTCAATGCTTTACTTGTATGATTTCTTATTATTTGTGTTTAGGTCATCTTCAACAACATTTATAAgaggataaaaataattttgtgtacAAACGGAAGAAAACGATGTAATTAGAGAAAAGTATACAGAAGTATTTATAGTTTTACtcgtttctttctttttcaatacGTGACCACCATCACATTTGAGTATGTATCATGAGAAGAACCTAATGATGTTGGTGCATAAATTTTCAGCAATGACAATTAACAatactttttctctttttcatttttttctgatGTTACCATTGTTGTCAACTGAACCAGATTCCCAATATTTTCCCTGTTCTAGCGGCTGCTCACAAGACACTTGTAGCCAAGTCACGAGACTCATTGACCACACGCACTCCTCACTCAGAGCTCGTTTACAACTACTCAGGGTCCAAGCATGTAATTATGCATTGCTATTTAATCTGTTATGTTTCATATTTCCCCTTAGATTACTTACGTTGGCATTTCTCGTGACTAGATTACTGAATCTTTGAAAAGATGTGGCATCTCTGACAGCACAACTTATATCCTTGCTGCTCGATTTGATGCTTCTCCTGATGAGGTGAGATAATTCTACATTAAAATATGGCACacatttgtttctttctttcaaacACATAACTAAAGTGATCTCTGTATCTTTACTAGATACAAGCTATAGAGAAGCTCATCAATGGCAAAGAGATTGACCTGGAGGAGCTAGAAGGGAGAGCAAACCAATCCCAGATACAAAAGGTCTGTAATAGCTCTGATTCAAATGACTCTGTCTTTTTTGTGCATGTATAGCATATTCAGTCTTTTGTTGTCATTCAGCATTACAAGATATCTGCATCGGAACTTGGAGTATCATCACTTGCTGATGCAATAGTTTGCCGAATAGCTGCTCGTGATGCCTTGTGAGAAGAATGATAGTGATCTGCTTGTATACTACCAGTTTCCCTATCTCTTCTTAATCGACTGTAGAACATGTCATGAAATTTTTACAGGTTTTTGGCTTGCATTATATATACTTTAGCTTTCAAGTGtgataattatgattttttttatcattcaaatTGATGGACACATTATTAAGCTTTTCTCGCATCATGATTAAAGATGCAAACTAATCGAACAAAACTTTGAAGAATCACACTCTTAAAAGACCCATGAAATTTACAGAGAACTCAATTAGAAGGAATGGGATTTCAAATAGGAGAACAATGAAACTGAAATTGAATAACATCATTATTTCTATTACCAGGAAATACTAATCTCATCAATGGAAAATATGCACGTAACTCGATATTGGGAAGGAAATCTGAAAATGGAGAATGGTTTTAGAGCTATTAATTTTTTGGaggataaaatttatatataaatattcatttcaaaaaaataattaatagtatcataataattatatcacGTATATAAATACATGATGAATATGgatataaaaattgaaagactcttttgactttaatatttttaagtaaaaggGTCTGGTTAGGTTTAACTGAAAAAAATGCGTTTTAACCTTCACAATATGattaagaaatattatatatatatatatataattattttattaattttattttttaagtttaatattttttacactaaaataactatttattataaaattattaaaatcgtttgcatttacttttataattaaagtaataataataataatttcaaaagaaacctTCAACCctcattttgtttatttaagatttgtgttataattttgattgtttttaattaaaactttacTGAATTGACaattatggtaaaaaaaataaaataaaataaaaagatagaaAAGATGGTAGTTATTTGCTCTGGAATATGCTTACTGGACTTGTTAGTCTATGATGTATAGAAAACTAAGAGCAATACCATCTGGAGTTATCCATTTTCTTGTTTAAGAGAGATTTTAAATATATGCGTTATgagagttattttttttatgataataaaaaataaaaaataattattattgttcttattttaattataaattaaatatacattttataatattattataaatagttttatttattttataaataattttttaattaaaagttggttaagttaaaaaaatatcaaataaaaaatatttaatttaaaaataattggtaaaataattattttaattttaaaaaatatttaaagaaaatataaatttagaattaagtttattaataaataaaattcagcgtacatatttttttaaaatatttttattgtatacaatgatgtattttaattgctattgttattaaaaaagtttaaaaagtaaaaaataaattgttttctattgtttgtatatttgaatatttgaatttgaattgtgttaaataatatagaaaaaattgtgtttgtgctggAGGATTCAAAGCAATGTTTTAAGGATAGGTGAAGACAGGGTGGAGTGAAGATCGCAGACAGGGTTTTCCTAATTCCTTACCCTTCTTTAGGTATTCTAATTATTCCTTTTCATCCTTCATCTTTACCCCTTCTGTTCCTGTTAAATTTGCAACACCACACTTTCTTCTCCCTCAAATTACACTCTATTTTTGTTATACAttgattttatttcaattgCAGTTAACTAATCACTAACATAGATC
This region of Vigna unguiculata cultivar IT97K-499-35 chromosome 5, ASM411807v1, whole genome shotgun sequence genomic DNA includes:
- the LOC114184115 gene encoding EKC/KEOPS complex subunit Tprkb, with the translated sequence MKSFNINGTTLSLALYTDVTNSKELLESMQTGTLEPEVAFLNALLIPNIFPVLAAAHKTLVAKSRDSLTTRTPHSELVYNYSGSKHITESLKRCGISDSTTYILAARFDASPDEIQAIEKLINGKEIDLEELEGRANQSQIQKHYKISASELGVSSLADAIVCRIAARDAL